From Thalassoglobus sp. JC818, the proteins below share one genomic window:
- a CDS encoding TlpA disulfide reductase family protein, with protein sequence MNCKHPVWISLGLVIAFCGCSETTPQQITQESSETSSPAQIESQNVANSDVALSESSSSQIASSPAITSNEVAQAEESQATNGSDGETSEQNPKKPLATPLDRLKRISQLRSAPLDRVVQPGTTQSEDEKVVILTPEQVVVERERRAREVVALAQPVIVETHRDPEQIKVLNSAVDALSDARLHLAIAGDLEQAELLKSDAETFFQYDPKSFAAIETASRVLQYTQTQAQQNAIDDEQWIIAYAQQAKLFAARFPQESNRGAIHLMSAGRLCDHNGLQALALSCLSVIEVEFAETPYASQVAGMMRRLRLQGQKLEEFGGSTLDGQHLNIQEFQGAPVLVVFWASNSEEFQKDIPLIDSAQQRLDGRFQVVGVNMDREDLSARRFVEFTNLDWRNVFFSDRNKRGTNNPVAHYYGVTQIPSYWLLDSNGVVVTTRTNLNQLERSVRSLLQTPPGSEVSLSAPGQK encoded by the coding sequence ATGAATTGTAAGCATCCCGTCTGGATTTCTCTTGGACTGGTTATTGCCTTCTGTGGTTGTTCCGAAACAACACCGCAGCAGATCACTCAGGAATCGAGTGAGACCTCTTCTCCAGCTCAAATTGAGTCACAAAATGTGGCTAACAGCGATGTGGCTTTGAGCGAGTCATCGAGTTCGCAAATTGCATCATCGCCTGCGATCACGTCGAATGAAGTTGCTCAGGCTGAGGAATCTCAAGCGACCAACGGATCAGACGGTGAAACGTCTGAGCAGAACCCGAAAAAACCACTGGCGACTCCGCTCGATCGACTGAAGCGAATTTCGCAACTGCGTTCCGCTCCGCTGGACCGAGTCGTTCAGCCCGGGACAACTCAAAGCGAAGACGAGAAGGTTGTCATTCTGACTCCCGAACAGGTTGTTGTTGAACGGGAACGTCGGGCACGTGAGGTTGTTGCGCTGGCTCAGCCTGTGATCGTAGAAACTCATCGCGACCCAGAGCAGATTAAAGTCCTCAATAGTGCGGTCGATGCGCTCTCTGATGCACGTCTCCATCTGGCAATCGCAGGTGATCTTGAGCAAGCTGAACTCCTCAAGTCCGATGCGGAAACGTTCTTCCAGTACGATCCGAAGTCTTTTGCGGCAATTGAAACTGCATCAAGAGTTCTTCAGTACACGCAGACACAAGCTCAGCAGAACGCAATCGACGACGAACAGTGGATCATCGCCTATGCACAGCAGGCGAAGCTGTTCGCAGCGAGGTTTCCACAAGAATCAAATCGCGGAGCAATTCATCTCATGTCCGCAGGACGTTTGTGCGATCACAACGGCCTGCAGGCCTTGGCGCTCTCCTGCCTGTCAGTCATCGAAGTTGAATTCGCCGAAACGCCCTACGCCTCGCAAGTGGCTGGCATGATGCGAAGGCTCAGGCTGCAAGGTCAGAAGCTGGAAGAATTCGGAGGCTCGACGCTGGATGGCCAGCACCTGAATATTCAAGAATTCCAGGGAGCACCTGTGCTGGTGGTGTTTTGGGCTTCGAACTCAGAAGAGTTTCAGAAAGACATCCCGCTGATTGACTCCGCACAGCAGCGACTCGATGGCCGATTTCAGGTCGTGGGAGTCAACATGGACCGCGAAGATCTCTCAGCCCGAAGATTTGTCGAGTTTACGAATCTCGACTGGCGAAATGTGTTCTTCTCCGACCGAAACAAGCGGGGAACGAACAATCCCGTTGCACACTATTACGGCGTGACACAGATTCCATCTTACTGGCTGCTCGATTCGAATGGTGTCGTTGTGACGACTCGTACAAATCTCAATCAGTTGGAACGATCTGTTCGCTCGCTCCTCCAGACTCCGCCGGGTTCGGAAGTGAGCCTGTCCGCTCCGGGTCAAAAGTAG
- a CDS encoding lipoyl domain-containing protein: protein MTHSRQDPIPNETKSVRIPDLGTGDKPIELVHWLVDERAQVISGERVAELLADSVLFYLEVEQDGELSEFRVGAGTRVKIGQEVAVITVAEDA from the coding sequence ATGACACATTCTCGACAAGATCCAATTCCAAATGAGACAAAATCTGTCCGCATCCCAGATCTCGGGACGGGGGACAAACCGATCGAGCTCGTCCATTGGCTGGTCGACGAACGAGCGCAAGTCATTTCAGGAGAACGCGTTGCGGAACTCCTCGCAGACTCGGTCCTGTTCTATCTCGAAGTGGAGCAGGATGGCGAATTGAGCGAATTTCGAGTCGGAGCTGGAACCCGGGTCAAGATCGGACAAGAGGTTGCAGTCATCACCGTCGCTGAAGATGCCTGA